The following coding sequences lie in one Sphingobium sp. KCTC 72723 genomic window:
- a CDS encoding dihydrofolate reductase: MSEIVLVLARADNGVIGRDGDLPWRLPADLKHFKALTLGHPMIMGRKTFDSLPGLLPGRRHIVLTRDRVWRGQGAEVAHDVDAALALADAPTVMIIGGAEIYRLFMDRADRIELTEVHVEAQGDAAIAYPDPAHWTETARQAHGAQDGRPAYSFVSLRRIAPEQAATPKG, encoded by the coding sequence ATGAGCGAGATCGTGCTGGTCCTCGCCCGCGCCGACAATGGCGTGATCGGTCGGGACGGCGACCTGCCCTGGCGACTGCCCGCCGACCTCAAGCATTTCAAGGCGCTGACGCTGGGCCATCCCATGATCATGGGGCGCAAGACGTTCGACAGCCTGCCCGGCCTGTTGCCCGGCCGCCGCCATATCGTGTTGACCCGCGACCGTGTGTGGCGCGGGCAGGGCGCGGAAGTCGCGCATGATGTAGATGCTGCACTGGCGCTGGCCGACGCACCCACGGTGATGATCATCGGCGGCGCAGAAATATATCGCCTGTTCATGGACCGCGCCGATCGGATCGAATTGACGGAAGTGCATGTAGAGGCGCAGGGCGACGCCGCCATCGCCTATCCCGACCCGGCGCACTGGACCGAAACGGCGCGGCAGGCCCATGGCGCGCAGGACGGGCGGCCCGCCTATAGTTTCGTGTCCCTTCGTCGCATCGCCCCGGAACAGGCCGCCACGCCAAAGGGTTAA
- a CDS encoding 5-(carboxyamino)imidazole ribonucleotide synthase has protein sequence MTTIAPGSTIGILGGGQLGRMIALAAAQLGYRTVIYAPEESGPAADICAGWTRGEYADADALAAFAQGVDVVTYEFENIDPAAVEMLAAKTLVRPGAQALRVAQDRLAEKRFVCDLGGLTAPFAPVENLDDLESAIEQVGSRAILKTNRMGYDGKGQARLNEPGDAVGAWNAIGRQSAILEGFVTFAEEFSVILVRGADGQVRFWDSAANVHVNGILSTSTTPAGPLIEGQVPAARALAQKIADALDYVGVLTCEFFASADGPVFNEMAPRVHNSGHGTIEGALTSQFENHVRAVCGLPLGDTGLAARGVEMRNLIGDDAHDWLAILSDPASHLHLYGKHEARPGRKMGHVTRLTL, from the coding sequence ATGACGACGATCGCGCCCGGTTCGACCATCGGCATTCTTGGCGGCGGCCAGCTTGGCCGGATGATTGCGTTGGCCGCTGCGCAACTGGGCTATCGCACCGTCATCTATGCGCCGGAGGAGAGCGGCCCGGCGGCGGATATATGCGCGGGCTGGACACGGGGCGAATATGCCGACGCGGATGCGCTGGCTGCGTTCGCGCAGGGCGTGGATGTCGTCACTTACGAATTTGAGAATATCGACCCGGCGGCGGTTGAAATGCTGGCGGCAAAGACGCTGGTGCGCCCCGGTGCGCAGGCGTTGCGCGTGGCGCAGGACAGGCTGGCGGAAAAGCGGTTCGTCTGTGATTTGGGTGGCCTGACCGCGCCCTTCGCCCCGGTCGAAAATCTGGACGATCTGGAAAGCGCGATCGAGCAGGTGGGCAGCCGCGCGATCCTGAAAACCAACCGCATGGGCTATGACGGCAAGGGTCAGGCGCGGCTCAACGAGCCGGGCGATGCCGTCGGCGCATGGAACGCCATCGGACGCCAAAGCGCGATTCTGGAAGGCTTTGTCACCTTTGCCGAGGAATTTTCGGTCATATTGGTGCGTGGCGCGGACGGGCAGGTGCGCTTTTGGGACAGCGCCGCCAACGTTCATGTCAACGGCATCCTCAGCACGTCGACTACGCCTGCCGGGCCGCTGATCGAGGGACAGGTGCCCGCCGCCCGCGCGCTGGCGCAAAAAATTGCCGACGCGCTCGATTATGTGGGCGTGCTGACCTGCGAATTTTTCGCCAGTGCCGATGGCCCGGTGTTCAACGAAATGGCGCCGCGCGTCCATAATAGCGGCCATGGGACGATCGAGGGTGCGCTCACCAGCCAGTTCGAAAATCATGTCCGCGCGGTGTGTGGCCTGCCCCTTGGCGATACCGGGCTGGCGGCGCGCGGGGTGGAGATGCGCAACCTGATCGGCGACGACGCGCATGATTGGCTGGCCATCCTGTCCGACCCGGCCAGTCATCTGCACCTCTATGGCAAGCATGAAGCGCGGCCCGGTCGCAAGATGGGGCATGTCACGCGGCTGACGCTATGA
- the purE gene encoding 5-(carboxyamino)imidazole ribonucleotide mutase, translating into MSGAIEVGIIMGSRSDWDTMRHAAETLEALGVAHECKVVSAHRTPQRLYDYATGAVGRGLKVIIAGAGGAAHLPGMCASMTRLPVLGVPVESKALKGMDSLLSIVQMPGGIPVATLAIGKPGAINAGLLAASILAINDGALAGRLDAWRSKQTDAVAETVED; encoded by the coding sequence ATGAGCGGGGCAATCGAGGTTGGCATCATCATGGGGTCGCGGTCCGACTGGGACACGATGCGCCACGCCGCCGAAACGCTCGAAGCATTGGGCGTGGCCCATGAATGCAAAGTGGTGTCGGCCCACCGCACGCCTCAGCGGCTCTATGATTATGCGACCGGCGCGGTCGGGCGCGGCCTGAAAGTCATTATCGCGGGCGCAGGCGGGGCGGCCCATCTGCCGGGCATGTGCGCGTCGATGACGCGGCTGCCCGTGCTGGGCGTGCCGGTCGAATCGAAGGCATTGAAGGGCATGGATTCGCTGCTGTCCATCGTCCAGATGCCCGGCGGTATTCCCGTCGCCACGCTGGCGATCGGCAAGCCCGGCGCGATCAATGCCGGGCTGCTCGCTGCATCCATATTGGCGATCAACGATGGCGCGCTGGCCGGGCGTCTGGACGCATGGCGTAGCAAGCAGACCGACGCCGTCGCCGAAACCGTCGAGGACTGA